From a region of the Leptospira kmetyi serovar Malaysia str. Bejo-Iso9 genome:
- a CDS encoding HAD family hydrolase, with product MNIKAIIFDYDDTLVQTRKVRYKTLKSLAFEKFNFELKDSKIDEAWGLPGDDFLRKVYGEYSRDLESLWESYNTFCERDPNLVFDGVNEFIRDHGSILPLGILSSSSGRRVLKEIESMEFSKDSFFAVQTAEDTKVHKPDPAVFLPILETTKRMNLDPSSILYVGDTIGDRIASEKAGLLFLGMAHEEKTEDLFRSSNIDFVSSFAELRDKIRSF from the coding sequence TTGAATATCAAAGCCATTATTTTCGATTACGACGACACGTTGGTTCAGACTCGAAAGGTGCGTTATAAAACCTTAAAGTCTCTCGCATTCGAAAAATTTAATTTCGAACTGAAGGACTCTAAGATCGACGAGGCCTGGGGTTTGCCCGGAGACGATTTTTTAAGAAAGGTCTACGGAGAGTATTCTCGGGACCTGGAATCTCTTTGGGAATCGTACAATACATTCTGCGAACGAGATCCGAATCTTGTGTTCGACGGAGTCAACGAGTTCATTCGGGACCACGGTTCCATTCTCCCTTTGGGAATCTTATCCTCTTCGAGCGGAAGAAGGGTTTTGAAAGAAATCGAGTCGATGGAATTTTCAAAGGATTCTTTTTTTGCGGTTCAAACCGCGGAAGATACGAAGGTGCATAAACCCGACCCGGCGGTCTTTTTGCCGATTTTGGAAACCACAAAACGAATGAATCTGGATCCTTCTTCCATTCTGTACGTGGGAGATACGATCGGAGATCGGATCGCTTCGGAGAAAGCGGGTCTTCTTTTTTTAGGAATGGCGCACGAGGAAAAAACGGAGGATCTTTTTCGATCGTCTAACATCGATTTTGTGAGTTCTTTCGCCGAACTTCGCGATAAAATTCGTTCGTTTTAA
- a CDS encoding class I SAM-dependent DNA methyltransferase, with protein sequence MKLYNELAEFYFDIEKPARKIDSEAKFLDRLFRKHRIMTILDMGCGTGEHVRYFQSLGYRPKGIDASSRMIDVAKKRYSHCKFDVAPMQTYQSGVLLDCVISLFGSFNYLLTNEEIDATLKLIEQNLKPAGLAILEVWNAEPLRTIKRKPITPVAQIKSQNATIQRNRGFRLVRADTSTMVEVNYIYQINTREIRDKHVMRVFYLPEIERMILRHKFDIMHVYSGFNETKFKNSAGRMILVLKKKSA encoded by the coding sequence ATGAAGTTGTACAACGAACTCGCAGAATTCTACTTTGATATCGAAAAGCCCGCGCGCAAGATCGATTCCGAAGCCAAGTTTTTGGATCGCCTTTTCCGCAAACATAGAATCATGACCATTCTCGATATGGGTTGTGGAACGGGAGAACACGTCCGTTACTTTCAATCCCTCGGTTACAGACCCAAGGGAATCGACGCTTCCTCGAGAATGATAGACGTCGCCAAAAAAAGATATTCTCATTGTAAGTTCGACGTCGCGCCTATGCAGACGTATCAATCCGGCGTTCTTTTGGATTGTGTGATCAGTCTTTTCGGTTCGTTTAACTATCTTTTAACGAACGAGGAGATCGACGCGACCCTCAAACTCATCGAACAAAATTTGAAACCCGCCGGTCTTGCGATTTTGGAAGTTTGGAACGCGGAACCTCTGCGGACGATCAAAAGAAAACCGATCACTCCGGTCGCTCAGATCAAATCCCAAAACGCGACGATTCAAAGAAACAGGGGCTTTCGTCTGGTCAGGGCCGATACCTCGACGATGGTAGAAGTGAATTATATCTACCAGATCAACACGAGAGAAATTCGGGACAAACACGTTATGCGCGTTTTCTATCTTCCCGAAATCGAAAGAATGATTCTCAGGCATAAGTTCGATATCATGCACGTCTATTCCGGTTTTAACGAAACCAAGTTTAAGAATTCGGCGGGAAGAATGATTCTCGTTTTGAAAAAAAAGAGCGCTTAG
- the perRB gene encoding peroxide-responsive transcriptional repressor PerRB: protein MEALFAKKVCLTPVEIEQRLKSVSIQPTMQRISICQYVLCEADHPTAEEVKEWVDSRSFKMSLATVYNTLNILVAAGLLREFKFSCLGKSVYDSNIVDHYHFFDEKSGKFHDIDPSLLSLSSKLPPEFLVDKTDILLTGNLTRDP from the coding sequence ATGGAAGCGTTGTTTGCAAAAAAAGTCTGTCTTACTCCGGTCGAAATCGAACAGAGATTGAAGTCCGTTTCTATCCAACCCACGATGCAGAGAATTTCGATCTGTCAGTATGTTCTTTGCGAGGCCGATCATCCCACCGCGGAAGAGGTCAAAGAATGGGTCGATAGTCGATCTTTCAAGATGAGTTTGGCGACCGTCTACAACACGTTAAACATTCTTGTTGCGGCGGGGCTTCTCCGCGAATTCAAATTCTCCTGTCTGGGCAAATCCGTATACGACAGCAATATCGTGGATCACTATCATTTCTTCGATGAAAAAAGCGGGAAGTTTCACGATATAGATCCTTCTTTACTTTCCCTCAGCTCTAAACTTCCGCCCGAGTTTTTGGTCGACAAGACCGACATTCTCCTGACCGGAAATCTGACACGCGATCCATAG
- a CDS encoding helix-turn-helix domain-containing protein, which yields MNPAMDELEAGKESPSSEHITEVVKENLKLIRHTKGFSLDKLASRCGVSRAMLSQIEQGKSVPTISVLWKIANGLNVPFSELLKEKGTEGVIVMKAENTKVLFSSSKVFSSRALFPYNGNRKTEFYELILKPGGIEVAESHQSGTTENIVVVSGKLRLRVGEKVVELEPKDSVFFRADIPHEYSNPTDQETLMYLVMDYRDEIN from the coding sequence ATGAACCCAGCTATGGATGAATTGGAAGCAGGGAAAGAATCTCCCTCCAGCGAACATATCACAGAAGTCGTCAAAGAAAATCTCAAACTCATTCGCCATACAAAAGGGTTTTCCCTGGATAAACTGGCGTCCCGATGCGGGGTCAGTCGCGCGATGCTTTCGCAAATCGAGCAAGGAAAGAGCGTTCCGACCATTTCAGTACTTTGGAAGATCGCAAACGGTTTGAACGTTCCTTTTAGCGAACTCTTAAAAGAAAAAGGCACCGAAGGTGTGATCGTGATGAAGGCGGAAAACACAAAGGTTTTGTTTTCCAGTTCGAAAGTCTTTTCAAGCCGCGCTCTTTTCCCTTATAACGGAAATCGCAAAACCGAATTTTACGAACTCATTTTAAAACCCGGCGGAATCGAAGTCGCCGAATCCCATCAATCGGGAACCACCGAAAACATCGTAGTCGTTTCCGGTAAACTTCGTCTTCGAGTCGGAGAGAAAGTAGTGGAACTGGAACCGAAAGATTCCGTTTTTTTCAGAGCCGATATTCCGCACGAATATTCCAATCCGACCGATCAGGAAACCCTGATGTATCTCGTGATGGATTATAGGGACGAAATCAACTAA
- a CDS encoding nucleotidyltransferase domain-containing protein: MDRDLENLKNQIVSLVSPLKIILFGSRATGSSNDQSDYDILIVMPKGTKKRETAQLLYRKIENINKPYDLIVATEETLENYSKIPHLVYFHALKDGIELYAA, translated from the coding sequence ATGGATCGGGACTTAGAAAATCTGAAAAATCAAATCGTTTCACTCGTAAGTCCGTTGAAAATAATTCTTTTCGGCTCGCGGGCTACGGGTTCTTCGAACGATCAAAGCGATTACGACATTCTGATCGTAATGCCGAAAGGAACTAAAAAACGAGAAACCGCGCAACTCCTATATCGAAAAATCGAAAATATAAACAAACCGTACGACCTAATCGTCGCTACGGAAGAAACTCTTGAAAACTATTCTAAAATTCCCCATCTTGTTTACTTTCATGCGCTCAAAGACGGGATAGAATTGTATGCCGCCTGA
- a CDS encoding sodium:proton antiporter — protein sequence MKQKLTSVLLAILLTLPATALLADEPAGETQTPVQTTEAHDSSHAEEASSGHHEVLGEDLPYWSVIPFVLMLLSIALLPIVSHTTSHWWESNTNKLILALALGAISFIILVLHGWFGKIVHTLVFEYVPFIILLGSLFYISGGIRLKGDIEATPLNNTIFLIIGTFLASFIGTTGASMLLIRPILKTNSERKHVVHTVIFFIFLVSNIGGSLTPLGDPPLFLGYLIGVPFTWTFKLLPELLVAGILLLVIYFVWDTFAYKKETSKDIKKDHVHREKISLEGQVNFIWLLGIVLSVAFLNQNYIPAIAENPYLAFIREGVLVGLIVLSKLTTKGHVREHNKFTLHPIQEVAYLFIGIFITMIPALILLEHHGKELGVTETWQFFWVTGLFSGVLDNAPTYLTFLSLAKGTLGMTDVAQILADAHAENILKAISVGAVFMGALTYIGNAPNFMVKSVAEENHVKMPSFGGYVLYSFGILIPTFILLTFIFFR from the coding sequence ATGAAACAAAAACTAACATCCGTCCTTCTGGCGATCCTTCTGACCTTACCGGCGACCGCGCTTTTAGCGGACGAACCGGCCGGGGAAACACAAACCCCGGTTCAGACCACAGAGGCTCATGATTCTTCTCATGCCGAAGAGGCTTCCTCCGGCCATCACGAAGTCCTCGGCGAAGACCTTCCGTATTGGAGCGTAATTCCGTTCGTTCTTATGCTTTTGAGCATCGCACTTTTACCGATCGTTTCGCATACGACCTCTCATTGGTGGGAAAGCAATACGAACAAACTGATTCTCGCGCTCGCGTTGGGAGCGATTTCGTTTATCATTTTGGTTCTTCACGGTTGGTTCGGCAAGATCGTTCACACGCTTGTTTTCGAGTATGTTCCGTTTATCATTCTTCTCGGTTCGCTCTTTTATATCTCGGGCGGAATCCGTTTGAAAGGAGATATCGAAGCGACTCCGTTAAACAACACGATCTTCCTCATCATCGGAACCTTTCTCGCTTCGTTTATCGGAACAACCGGAGCTTCCATGCTTCTGATCCGTCCGATTTTAAAAACGAACTCGGAAAGAAAACACGTAGTTCACACGGTTATCTTCTTTATCTTTTTGGTTTCCAACATCGGCGGTTCCTTAACCCCGCTGGGAGATCCTCCCTTGTTCCTCGGTTATCTGATCGGAGTTCCTTTTACCTGGACGTTTAAACTTTTACCGGAGTTACTCGTTGCGGGAATTCTTCTTTTGGTCATTTACTTCGTTTGGGATACGTTCGCGTATAAAAAGGAAACTTCCAAAGACATCAAAAAGGATCACGTTCATCGCGAAAAGATCAGTCTCGAAGGTCAGGTGAACTTCATCTGGTTGCTCGGGATCGTTTTGTCCGTGGCTTTCTTAAATCAAAACTACATTCCTGCGATCGCGGAAAATCCGTATCTCGCGTTCATCCGCGAAGGGGTTCTCGTGGGATTGATCGTTCTTTCCAAGTTAACGACCAAAGGTCACGTAAGAGAACACAACAAGTTCACCTTACATCCGATCCAAGAGGTCGCGTATTTGTTTATCGGAATTTTCATCACGATGATTCCTGCGTTGATTCTTTTGGAACACCACGGAAAAGAATTGGGCGTAACCGAAACCTGGCAGTTCTTCTGGGTAACCGGATTGTTCTCGGGAGTTTTGGATAACGCTCCGACGTATCTAACATTCTTATCCTTAGCGAAAGGAACTTTGGGAATGACGGACGTCGCGCAGATTCTTGCGGACGCACACGCGGAAAACATCTTGAAAGCGATTTCAGTGGGAGCCGTGTTTATGGGAGCTTTGACTTATATCGGAAACGCACCGAACTTTATGGTGAAATCGGTTGCGGAAGAGAATCACGTGAAGATGCCGAGTTTCGGCGGATACGTTCTTTACTCTTTCGGAATATTGATCCCGACATTCATTTTGTTGACCTTTATATTCTTTCGTTAA
- the mtnA gene encoding S-methyl-5-thioribose-1-phosphate isomerase: protein MQESGLKPILWKNKELILLDQRVLPGTTSFIHAKTMEDCIFAIREMVVRGAPAIAITGAFGITLYLNGLSSKPTLIELKKKLDELLESRPTAVNLRLAIEEFSARFPEAEYSSFSLRDLQKGAEDFALFMLDEDLENNLTLSKNALSLFPKSPSSLNIITHCNTGALATAGHGTALGVIRTLRDAGHSLTVFADETRPYLQGARLTAWELKEEGIPAYLITDNMAGWVMSSRKIDAVIVGADRIASNGDTANKIGTYPLAIVAKHHGVPFYVAATAKSMDFRIPDGSHIPIEMRKEEEVTSFGFLKNADGRPFLTEGVIAPNGMKALNPSFDVTPASLITGIITEKGIVSPVTEENLRKIFSG from the coding sequence ATGCAGGAATCAGGATTAAAACCAATTCTTTGGAAAAACAAAGAACTCATTCTTTTGGATCAAAGAGTTCTGCCCGGCACGACTTCGTTCATCCACGCGAAAACGATGGAAGATTGTATCTTTGCAATCCGTGAAATGGTCGTGCGAGGCGCACCCGCGATCGCGATCACCGGCGCGTTCGGGATCACTTTGTATTTAAACGGACTTTCTTCCAAACCGACTTTGATCGAACTGAAAAAAAAACTCGATGAACTTTTGGAATCCAGACCCACCGCGGTCAACCTAAGACTTGCAATCGAAGAGTTCAGCGCCCGTTTTCCCGAAGCCGAATATTCTTCCTTTAGTTTGCGGGATCTGCAAAAGGGCGCGGAAGATTTCGCTCTTTTTATGCTCGATGAGGATTTGGAGAACAACCTCACTCTTTCCAAAAACGCTTTGTCCTTGTTTCCGAAGTCCCCTTCTTCCTTAAACATCATCACCCATTGTAATACCGGCGCGCTCGCAACCGCCGGTCACGGGACGGCGTTAGGTGTTATACGAACGCTCCGGGACGCGGGACATTCTTTGACCGTGTTTGCGGACGAAACAAGACCTTATTTACAAGGGGCTCGTCTTACCGCCTGGGAATTGAAGGAAGAAGGAATTCCCGCGTATCTCATCACCGATAACATGGCCGGTTGGGTAATGTCTTCGAGAAAGATCGACGCGGTGATCGTGGGTGCGGACAGAATCGCTTCCAACGGAGACACGGCCAATAAGATCGGAACTTATCCTTTGGCGATCGTAGCCAAACACCACGGTGTTCCCTTTTACGTCGCGGCCACCGCGAAGAGTATGGATTTTAGAATTCCGGACGGAAGTCATATCCCGATTGAAATGAGAAAGGAAGAAGAAGTCACTTCCTTCGGTTTTTTAAAGAATGCGGACGGTAGACCTTTTTTGACCGAGGGCGTGATCGCACCGAACGGCATGAAGGCGCTCAATCCTTCCTTTGACGTGACGCCCGCGTCCTTGATTACGGGGATCATCACGGAGAAAGGAATCGTTTCTCCGGTGACCGAAGAGAATTTAAGAAAGATTTTCTCGGGTTGA
- a CDS encoding chemotaxis protein CheX translates to MSVSIDPLLDEKFILTISQIFPEYLDKTLNVTAIREAFGPSKNEGLCYENCTMVEFKGEIEGKLFLAMDGYTKLKLLPMIARSFHIDPTVRADAPSILMEFANQICGLLISEMRLGRFESDLLPPEILNHKLIPIDLESYRQYILIYFIKDSQAKQYLGRVYLILLMKKF, encoded by the coding sequence CTGTCTGTGAGCATCGATCCTTTACTCGACGAAAAATTCATCCTAACGATCTCTCAGATCTTTCCGGAATATTTGGATAAGACGTTGAACGTTACCGCGATCCGCGAAGCCTTCGGCCCTTCCAAAAACGAAGGACTCTGTTACGAGAACTGCACGATGGTCGAGTTCAAAGGGGAAATCGAAGGAAAGTTATTTCTTGCTATGGACGGTTATACGAAACTGAAACTGCTTCCGATGATCGCAAGATCGTTTCATATCGATCCGACCGTGAGAGCGGATGCGCCTTCCATTTTGATGGAGTTCGCCAATCAGATCTGCGGTCTTTTGATCTCGGAGATGAGACTCGGAAGATTCGAAAGCGATCTTCTTCCGCCGGAGATTTTAAATCACAAACTTATACCGATCGATCTCGAATCGTATCGACAATATATTCTGATCTATTTCATCAAAGATTCTCAGGCGAAACAATATCTGGGGAGAGTTTATCTCATCCTTTTGATGAAAAAATTTTAG
- a CDS encoding HEPN domain-containing protein has protein sequence MPPENPSSSLTWLAHAKSDLLLSKLGVQKEVLLNALCYHAQQAVEKSLKAVLIQHQTQFEFTHNIKNLISSLPKEIERPIFFEELPILTDYAVSTRYPGDYEEIFEKEYMEAVLLAEQTFLWAETILKKTLL, from the coding sequence ATGCCGCCTGAAAATCCGAGTTCCTCTTTAACTTGGTTGGCGCATGCAAAAAGCGATTTGCTTTTGTCCAAATTGGGAGTTCAAAAAGAAGTCCTACTCAATGCCCTTTGCTATCACGCGCAACAAGCCGTCGAGAAATCCTTAAAGGCCGTATTGATTCAACACCAAACCCAATTCGAGTTCACTCATAATATCAAAAATTTAATTTCATCCTTACCGAAAGAAATCGAAAGACCCATTTTTTTTGAAGAGCTACCCATTCTTACCGATTACGCCGTATCGACCCGTTATCCGGGAGATTATGAGGAAATTTTTGAAAAAGAATATATGGAAGCGGTTCTGCTCGCAGAACAAACGTTCCTTTGGGCTGAAACGATTCTTAAAAAAACACTTTTATAA
- a CDS encoding DUF342 domain-containing protein codes for MNANDESMNTPTPESQISPVSVESAITIGVSPDQLSAIMTVRPYNLKGETVSKDKLWSIVLEWGIHRERMLVDEIRRVLSLLDEAGKRGDFTPIKVEIAKGVAPTPGENGWVRFYHPMAKRVKLLEDGRADFRNIDRYINVKIGEKLATKFEGIPGNPGFDVFGNIIPAPAIKRPKLVIGKNIEERTGLEDGKELQEYFASSNGVIFVTETSINVSPELQIAGNVGLATGNIQFEGNVIVRGDIEPGSVVECTGSLVIYGNLESNTVKVGQDLIVHGGIKGSGTEIIQVTGRIQAKFIENAHLETEGDIIIEGAILNSTVDTLGSVILSGSNGNLVSSKVRTNEGISVVSLGSSAELDVSIELGFHFKNDRSFQEISRKIQMGEKEMEKILPKIQQIKHMVQRSRGNLPEDKKAAFKTVFEDYNKKLKILNMLKFKQDSLKSARFNPGSVRLAVQKGAFPGAVIHYRRQIEKITKFQSSFMMVFEPGQDKAMMVALQTK; via the coding sequence ATGAATGCGAACGACGAATCTATGAATACACCCACACCAGAATCCCAAATCTCTCCCGTTTCCGTTGAGTCCGCTATTACCATAGGCGTCTCACCGGATCAACTCTCCGCGATCATGACCGTCAGACCTTACAATCTGAAAGGTGAAACCGTATCCAAGGATAAACTTTGGAGCATCGTCCTCGAGTGGGGGATCCACAGAGAACGGATGTTAGTCGACGAGATCCGAAGAGTTCTTTCTCTTTTGGACGAAGCGGGTAAACGAGGGGACTTCACTCCCATCAAGGTTGAAATCGCAAAGGGCGTGGCCCCGACTCCGGGTGAAAACGGTTGGGTTCGTTTTTATCATCCGATGGCGAAACGAGTCAAACTACTCGAAGACGGTAGAGCGGATTTCAGAAACATAGATCGTTATATCAACGTAAAGATCGGAGAAAAACTCGCGACTAAGTTCGAAGGAATTCCCGGTAATCCGGGCTTCGATGTTTTCGGAAACATCATTCCCGCTCCCGCGATCAAACGTCCGAAGCTCGTGATCGGCAAGAACATCGAGGAACGAACCGGTTTGGAAGACGGAAAAGAACTTCAAGAATACTTCGCTTCCAGCAACGGAGTGATCTTCGTCACCGAAACTTCGATCAACGTTTCTCCAGAACTCCAAATCGCGGGGAACGTGGGACTTGCAACGGGGAACATTCAGTTTGAAGGAAACGTAATCGTTCGAGGGGATATCGAACCAGGCTCCGTCGTGGAATGTACGGGCTCGCTTGTGATCTACGGAAATTTGGAAAGCAATACGGTGAAGGTCGGTCAGGATCTGATCGTTCACGGCGGGATCAAAGGCTCCGGAACGGAAATCATTCAAGTTACGGGAAGAATTCAAGCGAAGTTTATCGAGAATGCGCATCTTGAAACGGAAGGCGATATCATCATCGAAGGTGCGATTTTGAATTCTACGGTCGATACGTTGGGTTCCGTCATTCTCAGCGGATCCAACGGCAACTTGGTTTCCAGCAAGGTGAGAACCAACGAAGGAATTTCGGTCGTCTCTTTGGGTTCGAGCGCGGAGTTGGACGTTTCGATCGAACTCGGATTTCATTTTAAGAATGATCGTTCCTTTCAAGAGATCAGCAGAAAGATTCAGATGGGCGAAAAGGAGATGGAAAAGATTCTCCCCAAGATCCAACAGATCAAACACATGGTGCAACGTTCTCGGGGAAATCTTCCCGAAGACAAGAAGGCCGCGTTTAAAACCGTGTTCGAGGATTATAATAAGAAATTAAAGATTTTGAATATGCTAAAATTCAAACAGGACAGTTTGAAAAGCGCGCGTTTTAATCCGGGCTCCGTTCGTCTTGCGGTTCAAAAGGGAGCGTTTCCCGGAGCCGTGATTCATTATAGAAGACAAATCGAGAAGATCACCAAGTTTCAATCTTCCTTTATGATGGTCTTTGAACCGGGGCAGGACAAGGCGATGATGGTGGCTCTTCAGACAAAATGA
- a CDS encoding alpha/beta hydrolase family protein codes for MSMNSFDVLRGLPFLIDFSGIKKPKQARITEILLDLPNSVSLRTKVLEQGKNSSAPIVYLQHGMSFKGIDDPRILALGNNLANRGFKVYLPELPEVKGLLIRSETVSNIRSAFLRIHSLEKKSLSYLSASFSAGMGFVALANSECQNALTSALLIGGYSNFGKTFPFVLKNYEIESYAVNVMLYNYVHLIRSKPEGLKEYFLESALDNGLSREGDALRGPKILASLSEDDRTFVAEFLESSDFRMKASLAIKSAVGEPFVEETSPEFFSDRFTKPCFLLHGDDDPVISPQESKDLRDLILKNGNRDVSFLETSLLTHGDHLPFYTRLSEILPMAEFWGDYIFSANP; via the coding sequence ATGTCCATGAATTCTTTCGACGTACTGCGCGGACTTCCGTTTTTGATCGACTTTTCCGGAATCAAAAAACCGAAACAAGCGCGCATAACGGAAATCCTTCTCGACTTACCGAACTCCGTTTCTTTAAGAACGAAAGTTCTCGAACAAGGGAAGAATTCTTCGGCGCCGATCGTTTATCTACAGCACGGAATGAGCTTTAAAGGAATCGACGATCCTAGAATTCTCGCGCTCGGAAACAACCTCGCCAATCGCGGCTTTAAGGTTTATCTTCCCGAACTTCCCGAAGTAAAAGGATTGTTGATCCGTTCCGAAACGGTCTCGAACATTCGCTCCGCGTTTTTAAGAATCCATTCTTTGGAAAAGAAATCTTTGTCCTATCTTTCCGCGAGTTTTTCGGCTGGAATGGGCTTTGTCGCATTAGCAAATTCGGAATGTCAGAACGCTCTCACCTCAGCGCTTTTGATCGGTGGGTATTCCAACTTCGGTAAAACGTTTCCGTTCGTATTAAAGAATTACGAAATAGAAAGTTACGCGGTGAACGTGATGTTGTACAATTACGTTCATCTCATACGATCCAAACCGGAAGGTTTAAAGGAATACTTTTTGGAATCCGCTTTGGACAACGGGTTGTCGAGAGAAGGGGACGCGCTTCGTGGTCCGAAAATTCTCGCTTCGTTAAGCGAAGACGATCGAACCTTTGTGGCCGAGTTTTTGGAAAGCTCCGATTTTAGAATGAAAGCCTCGCTCGCAATCAAGTCCGCCGTAGGCGAACCCTTTGTGGAAGAAACTTCGCCCGAATTCTTTTCCGATCGTTTTACCAAACCTTGCTTCTTACTGCACGGAGACGACGATCCCGTGATTTCTCCGCAAGAATCCAAGGATCTACGCGACTTGATTCTTAAGAATGGAAATCGAGATGTTTCCTTTTTGGAAACAAGTCTATTGACGCACGGGGATCATCTTCCGTTTTACACCCGTTTGTCGGAGATTCTTCCCATGGCGGAGTTCTGGGGAGATTATATTTTTTCCGCGAACCCTTGA
- the lpdA gene encoding dihydrolipoyl dehydrogenase, whose amino-acid sequence MPESYDLTVIGAGPGGYVAAIRGAQLGMNVCVIEKERPGGICLNWGCIPTKALLESAHLLEKIHSAKEFGIDLSGAKPDFPSIISRSRKVADTMANGVEFLLNKNKITRKKGTAVFKDSNTIWLPDTSKEEITSKYFILATGARARELPGLPFDGQTVLSSKTAMIQEKIPESLLIVGAGAIGVEFADFYAAMGTKVTLVEMLDQILPVEDREISSFLEKSFLKRGIRVLTGVGVSEPKLENGKVKVLLKGNNLPPTGESFEAEKILVSIGLVPNTDSMNLEEIGIFLQKGFVKTDTKYKTSVSHIYAIGDCNGPPLLAHVASMEGIKAAEAISIHAGNPHRLDYIPIDYNAIPGCTYCHPEVASIGLTEKKATDMGYTISVGKFPFIASGRAQAMGDAGGFTKVVIDKSSGEILGAHLIGPGVTELLPAVALGITQELTAKEIASTIFAHPTLSETVMESFGASLGEAINL is encoded by the coding sequence ATGCCAGAATCCTACGATCTTACCGTCATCGGCGCGGGACCGGGCGGCTATGTCGCCGCAATCCGAGGCGCTCAATTGGGAATGAACGTTTGTGTCATCGAAAAGGAAAGACCCGGAGGAATCTGTTTGAACTGGGGTTGTATTCCCACGAAGGCTCTTTTGGAATCGGCTCATCTTTTGGAAAAGATACATTCCGCAAAAGAATTCGGAATCGATCTTTCCGGCGCAAAACCGGATTTTCCTTCCATCATATCGCGTTCTCGAAAAGTCGCGGACACGATGGCAAACGGCGTCGAATTCCTCTTAAACAAAAATAAGATCACCCGTAAAAAAGGAACCGCAGTATTCAAAGATTCGAATACGATTTGGCTTCCCGATACTTCCAAAGAAGAAATCACTTCCAAATATTTTATCCTCGCGACGGGAGCGCGCGCGCGTGAACTTCCGGGTTTGCCCTTCGACGGACAAACGGTTCTTTCCTCCAAGACCGCGATGATTCAGGAAAAAATTCCGGAATCCCTTTTGATCGTTGGCGCGGGCGCGATCGGAGTGGAGTTCGCCGATTTTTACGCGGCGATGGGCACCAAAGTAACGTTAGTCGAAATGCTCGATCAGATTCTTCCCGTGGAAGATCGGGAAATTTCTTCGTTCTTGGAAAAATCATTTCTCAAAAGAGGAATCCGGGTTCTCACCGGAGTCGGCGTTTCCGAACCGAAACTGGAAAACGGAAAAGTCAAAGTTCTTCTCAAAGGAAACAATCTTCCGCCCACGGGTGAATCTTTCGAGGCGGAAAAAATTCTCGTTTCCATCGGTCTTGTTCCGAACACGGACTCGATGAACTTGGAAGAGATCGGAATCTTTTTACAAAAGGGTTTTGTAAAAACGGATACGAAATACAAAACGAGCGTCTCTCATATCTATGCGATCGGAGATTGCAACGGCCCTCCTCTTCTGGCGCACGTAGCTTCCATGGAAGGAATCAAAGCCGCGGAAGCGATTTCAATTCACGCGGGAAATCCGCATCGTCTCGATTATATTCCGATCGACTACAACGCGATTCCGGGTTGCACCTATTGTCATCCCGAAGTTGCATCCATCGGTCTCACCGAAAAAAAAGCGACTGACATGGGTTATACGATCAGCGTCGGAAAGTTTCCCTTTATCGCGAGCGGAAGAGCGCAGGCGATGGGAGACGCGGGCGGTTTTACGAAAGTCGTCATCGATAAATCTTCGGGTGAAATTTTGGGAGCGCATTTGATCGGCCCCGGCGTAACGGAACTTTTACCGGCTGTCGCTTTGGGAATTACGCAAGAATTGACTGCAAAGGAAATCGCATCCACGATCTTCGCGCATCCAACACTTTCAGAAACCGTAATGGAGTCTTTCGGAGCTTCCCTCGGAGAAGCGATCAATCTCTGA